The following nucleotide sequence is from Agromyces sp. SYSU T00194.
TTCGCGACGAAGATCGCGGTGATGCCGCCGGTACGATCGACCGACCGAGCCGCGTCGAAGCCCGACGCCGCCGACCAGTCGCCTCGCCCGAGCACGAGCGGCGCGAGTCCCGCATCGGCCATGCGCTCCCGGTACACCGCCTCGCGATTGGTCGCCGAGTCCCAGCCCTCGGGGCCCGCGATGAAGCCGATCCGCGCGTGCCCGAGCTCGCGGAGGTGATCCATGACCAGCCCCGCCGCGATACTGCGGGTCGGACGTCCGTGCTCGGCGGCCACCTGGTCGCCGTTCACGTCGAGGAACACCGGCTTGCGGAACTTGACGCGCTCCAGGGCCTCGCGCACGTTCGCCGTGGGAGAGGTCGCGAGCACACCCGCCACGTCGGACGCGTTCAGCCCCTCGAGCGCGGCACTCAGCGTGTCGATGTCGCCGAGCGGGTCGACGTTCACGATCTCCAGCCGATAGCCGGCAGCCTCGGCGACCTCGTTCACGCCGCGCAGCACCTTGCTCGTGCTCGACTCGAACGTCTCGTAGCCGACGACGCCGATGCGCTTCTGCCGCGAGCGGGCGAGCTCGCGGGCACCCACGTTCGGCCGGTAGCCGAGCGCCTCGACGGCTGCGAAGATGCGCTCGCGTGTCTCGGGCCGGTAGGTGCCGATGTTCCGCAGCACGCGGGAGACCGTCTGGTGCGAGACGCCGGTGGCGGCCGCGACGTCGTAGATCGTGGCGGGACGGTCGGGATCCGGACGGGTCATACCAGCATCATGTCGTATCGTTCGCCGATCGTGTTACCGGTAATCCAACCAGCGGGCGAACGTCCCGGGCTCAGTAGCGCCAGCGCACGAGCTCCGCGACCGCCGCCGCGTCCAGCCCGCCGTACGCGTCCCACTCGTGCCGCCGCGACGCCACGTACGCGTCGAGCAGCGTCGTCCCGACCACGTCGTGGAAGAACGCGCTGCCCTCGAGCAGGTCGAGTGCGGTGCCGAGGTCGGCGGGGAGGCGACGGATGCCCCGGG
It contains:
- a CDS encoding LacI family DNA-binding transcriptional regulator, which translates into the protein MTRPDPDRPATIYDVAAATGVSHQTVSRVLRNIGTYRPETRERIFAAVEALGYRPNVGARELARSRQKRIGVVGYETFESSTSKVLRGVNEVAEAAGYRLEIVNVDPLGDIDTLSAALEGLNASDVAGVLATSPTANVREALERVKFRKPVFLDVNGDQVAAEHGRPTRSIAAGLVMDHLRELGHARIGFIAGPEGWDSATNREAVYRERMADAGLAPLVLGRGDWSAASGFDAARSVDRTGGITAIFVANDRMALGVLRALAEQGIRVPEDVSVAGIDDIPEAAYFLPPLSTVHIDFTEAGHVAARSLIGLIERPDAPVPAYPDRRLVARASTALVG